The Geothrix sp. genome has a window encoding:
- a CDS encoding Glu/Leu/Phe/Val dehydrogenase dimerization domain-containing protein — protein MTGAMNLFDSVSRQFDEAADILGLSQDIRELLKIPYREITVAMPIRMDDGTLKVFKGYRVQHNGVRGPQKGGLRFHPDLDLDEVRALASLMTWKTAVVNIPFGGAKGGIQCDPAKMSQHELEMLTRRYISKLSMVLGPTRDVPAPDLNTNAQTMAWVLDEYGRKNGYQPACVTGKPVELGGSQGREAATGKGVALCTREAWTKVLGKELKGARVALQGFGNVGGFAAKFLDEMGARVVAVADRGGAVRRTEGLEVAALSDHARRHQGTVAGFPGGEAFDPAAIWAQPCDILIPAALSGVLTQATAPAVTARLIVEGASAPTTPEADRIFRDKGILLLPDILANAGGVIVSYFEWVQNLQQLFWTEAEVFEKEEKILLQSFRDVQERVQQHGCTWRVGALVLALGRVTKANALRGW, from the coding sequence CCCAGGACATCCGAGAGCTCCTCAAGATCCCCTACCGCGAGATCACCGTCGCCATGCCCATCCGCATGGATGACGGCACCCTGAAGGTCTTCAAGGGCTACCGCGTGCAGCACAACGGCGTGCGCGGCCCCCAGAAGGGCGGGCTCCGCTTCCACCCGGACCTGGACCTGGACGAGGTCCGCGCCCTGGCCAGCCTCATGACCTGGAAGACCGCCGTGGTGAACATCCCCTTCGGCGGCGCCAAGGGCGGCATCCAGTGCGATCCCGCGAAGATGTCCCAGCATGAGTTGGAGATGCTCACCCGCCGCTACATCTCCAAGCTCTCCATGGTGCTGGGCCCCACGCGCGATGTGCCGGCCCCGGATCTGAACACCAACGCCCAGACCATGGCCTGGGTGCTGGACGAATACGGCCGCAAGAACGGCTACCAGCCCGCCTGCGTCACCGGCAAGCCCGTCGAGCTGGGAGGCAGCCAGGGCCGCGAGGCAGCCACGGGAAAGGGGGTGGCCCTCTGCACCCGGGAAGCCTGGACGAAGGTGCTGGGCAAGGAGCTGAAAGGGGCCCGGGTGGCCCTCCAGGGCTTCGGCAATGTGGGCGGCTTCGCGGCAAAATTCCTGGATGAGATGGGGGCCCGGGTGGTGGCCGTGGCCGACCGCGGGGGCGCCGTCCGGCGAACCGAAGGCCTGGAGGTGGCCGCCCTTTCGGACCACGCGCGGCGCCACCAGGGCACCGTGGCGGGCTTCCCCGGCGGCGAGGCCTTCGATCCGGCGGCGATCTGGGCCCAGCCCTGCGATATCCTCATCCCTGCGGCCCTGAGCGGGGTGCTGACCCAGGCCACGGCGCCGGCCGTGACGGCCCGGCTGATCGTGGAGGGCGCCAGCGCCCCCACCACGCCGGAGGCCGACCGGATCTTCCGGGACAAGGGCATCCTCCTGCTCCCCGACATCCTCGCCAATGCCGGCGGCGTCATCGTCTCCTACTTCGAGTGGGTGCAGAACCTCCAGCAACTCTTCTGGACCGAGGCTGAGGTCTTCGAGAAGGAGGAGAAGATCCTGCTCCAGTCCTTCCGGGATGTGCAGGAGCGGGTCCAGCAGCACGGCTGCACCTGGCGCGTGGGCGCCCTCGTCCTGGCCCTGGGGCGCGTGACGAAGGCCAATGCCTTGCGTGGCTGGTAG